The Glycine soja cultivar W05 chromosome 19, ASM419377v2, whole genome shotgun sequence genomic sequence AATTTCACttcaaataaacaaacaatTGAAGGATGTAGAGTATTCTTACCCAAGAGGTAGAATTAATCTTTCGAGatacttaaatttatttaactaattaattttccACAACAGATGATATTTCATACATATAAACTTGAATATATGTGTTGTTATAAACTCTCTTTTCGAttcttaaagataaaaaaacaagataatTTTTTCCAATTAGAGCCCATAACACACAAGattgctatttttctttattcataaaaatcaaactcaaatactaaaaaatttacaataattcacTGGCATTACTCAATCAATTGAGCAATTGAGCGTAAATCGTTGATATACTGATAATTTTATTCTAAGATAGTAAATATAGTTTTTTAAGTGCAATGCAGCCTCTGCTCCTAAGTTGCACTAAATAGTAAGTAGACAAGCCAGGATGTGGGACCCCCTTAGAGATCCACAAGCTTTTGATAATTGAAAACATGGACATGATGTAGGACACTTTGTGATTCAATTGAGCAGACTCATCTGGTTTTTGCATCTGCCAATATATTCAGAAAAGAGAAACAAGAACTGGCAGGGGTGAGAATCTGTCTCCCATGCAATGGAGGAAAAATGAAACAGATTCATAATTTTGAATCTCAGTTTCTTTGGACCAAGTCACATCCTTCTCGAATCTATAGAAATCAGACCAGAAAGAAAAAgcaaagataaagataaagcaGCGGGCAGGGATTGCTCCTTTGCTTATTTGGCTTTAGTGGGATGCCTGAATTTGCAACATCTCCTTAATTGATTAATCTATGATAATCATTTGTTTAGGATTTGCAAAATACGTGGTTTAACCGACAAAACCTTGTTTTTTTGGCTATTCATAGTGTCTAGTTGAAACCTATAATTGAGCAAGCAGTTATGATGTATGttttatgtttataatttgtatGTTCACTTTGCCTTCTTAATTAGTAACTAAGTGGCATCACTATAGGTCCACATGGCATGGCAAACAAAAcccatgttatttttttatacaagaaAAGGAGTTGTTTAATTGTATAAACTTTAAATTAAGGAAAGTGCTTTGTTGAACACAAGGCACTTAAAAGAGGGTGCCACCATAAAAGGAATTCTCAAAAGATTGCTAAAAAATTAAAGCCTAATAATTTGATGCATGGAGACTAGGCCTTTATTTATTGTGTACCGCTCCAAATAATCCAATTTGGAATGGTTTGTCTTGTTTTTTCCCCTTACTATATTCCTAACCACaaatctctctccctctctctagATTTGAGTAGGAAAAAGTAAACAGTATACTGTGTAGCCTTCAAAAGTGTAGTCTTTCTCAAGGTCCTCACGTGTAATTTTTAGGATAAGAATGATGATAAAAACATACACCATTTCACTTATTCACGCATTCCTAGCTACGGCCATAaattgcacatttttttttcacttcaagAATTTAAGGACATAGTTGAGTTGCATCCAAAATTTGGTTACTTTATTTCCTAAGGCCTTGATTTACAACACCATCAAAGGTACaattcaaagagaagaagaaaaaaatagagaacaTTAAGGATCACACTTATGACCTCTCCAAAACACTTGCAATACTATGTAACAACATCATCTTATAGAACACACTCTGGATTCTTCCACTAGAGAATAGCAAAAattcttctataattttttcCTCACACTAGTTTTGGAACTTCACGATGCAATGCTCAGGCTTGTGTAGGTGGCCGTCTAGTTTTCACCACTCTCCTGAATAATTCATTCATATACATTAATTAcacaaaaatattaagaatatgAGAGAGACAAAGAGGTGAGCTAAACGATGTGAACAGAAATGAAATGACATGAAATTCCATGGTAAGGCAAGATGCGCAGTGCAAACAGGAATAGTATGATAATCATCATAATGGGTCCTCAAATATAGAGTatttaacataaaatcaatAGGCAGAAAATCGAATAAGACATGAATTGGATTGTTAAATTCAAATGAGGCTAAAAGTAGTTCATGATCCTCCAATAAATTAATCAAGCTTTCCATAGAAAGGAAAAAGGAGTCACCGAATTCTTTTTTCCCCCAATAACTAAAGTGGTACAGTTCTACACCCAATGTCTTTTTTCGGTTTCTCATGAAAATAAGAGAAAGATTGCTAGTTAAATTAAAGAAGCTTTtgaaaaagagtgaaaaattATCAAGTATGAGTCCATCATGCTCCATCACCCCTTTAGCTAAGTGGCAAAAAAATTTGTACAAGGCTATGCCTAATGTAATGAATAGAATGAAATTGCTTTCAACAATGTCTATTCTTATTTTAACCTATTTTGAACATATGAAAACCAGGCTCCTAGCACATTAGccacaaaatcaaatttgaaatgaaacaaaattaagaCATCTTGACAACATATTAGACAACATGCATCTTATCATTTATTGTTTGTGTATTTATTCTCATTATTTGACGtgaaattgaagtgaaatttgCATGTTTAATGCATCTTCAAACACACATTTCACATTTTTCACTAATGTATGTTTGGAGATGTATTGGACCGCACCTTCCACTTCAACTCCATgtcaaataatgaaaataaatgcaaaaataacaaacaattGCTTCTCTTAAGACGCACATCACCTCGTATGAGAAAAACGTAAAACCAAACATGCTATTATTTATTTGCATGAACACAAGAAGTTAGGGCCCCAAGCCAAGATGGATTACCTTACTCTATGATCCTGCAGCTTTACCAAAACACTTAACCACccacaattctttttttttatatttttcttaatgtagTAAGCCATGCAAATTACATGAACAAAAAGTATCATAAAGTATTAATTTGGTAAATGTGTGTACCTGTTGTGTATTGGATCAGGTCCATTTGGCACTCTTCTCTTGCTCACAATGAATAGTCCAGAATTTGAATGCAGGGCATGCCTCTGCATGCTAACCAACTTCAAATGCTTTGAGATAACATTCATTGGAACTAGCACTGTCCTCTTGGTTTGACGGTTCACTGAGATTGCAAGGAACATAAACCAGATGACTCCTAAAGATACCAAGGCTCCAAGAAGCAACTTTTTACAACTAATGACACCACCAACACCCATATCTTCACCCCTCTTTATCAGTTTGATTTTCCTCCCTGTGCAAAGGTGTGAGAATGCTTCAGCAACATTGTGGCATTGATCACtcaaagaaaatataagaagtatatatatatatatatatatatatatatatatatatagagagagagagagagagagagagagagagagaagaaaagaaaagaaagagagagcaaCAGAGAAGGACTTTCTGATTCCTAACTTGGCGGGCTTAGAGAGACTGGTTCTATTTAAAGGCAGACACTGTTCTATATTGGGGTGtgtgtgaaaaaaaattcaatactcCTAAAGCATTATATAAGTACTCCTACTAAAATTATGAATACgtatggttatttttttatataaaaatgataaaaaaaactattaaattaaTAGTACTAAGTAAtacaatttaattgaaatatattgACATTGCAAAGATTTTTTACAATATCACTCAATAATGAATTGTGATGTATCATAAGTATGTGTTTGAAGTATACGAATgagaaaccaaaaaaatattctcatgTGTAATAAGTGTGTTTGGAACCAATGTTACAGTGTAGATCGACGCTCTCTCTACACATTCATAAGAACTAAGAAGTAATAAGAAGTAGATTTTGCATCAGTTGGGTCTCTTTTATAATGGATGTGGAGACACGATATTGTTTCAAATACATTATAAAATTGTTAacttttttgtaataattattttgagaattatATTTAggatgatttttaaattaatctaaAGTAAAAAactttatactaataataatgtaTCAAAATTAGACTCTAATTAATAACCTATGAACAGAAACTAATGGAGTACTAAAAATTTGCTAGTGTGTGTTGTGTGGGgagagggagggagagagagagagagagagagagagagagagagagagagagaaaatgggAGTTGGGAGAAAGAGTGAAGAGAGCATGGACAAACATAAAAGGCCAACGAATCAGAAAAAGTTAGTTATTTGAGCCTCTTTAGGTGTAAAAAAAGGTGTCCACTTGAACTCTCTTTGCTGGGGTTGTGCATTTTCATGCAACTAGGAAAGGGGATCTCACTGTGATCTCCTCTAACTCTTAACTCTCACTGGGTTTGTACTTTGAAGGAATTAAACTGAAATCTGTGGCAATTTAAGTGAAGTGCTGATCTTTGAACATGTAATGTAAGgaacaaaattacaaatgcatcagaattataattacaattgaAGTTTAACTATATTGAAAGAATCAAGACAGTGACCCGCTTTCCCTGAAAGACATTATAGGATTCATTTATCTAAGTCACAAACTTGCTTAAAGTTTAAACATCATTAAAGTGAAATTCAAAGcatcttaaaattaatatatatatatatattgcttaagtAGTTCAATCCAATCTATTTTCTGCCTCTttgtagtttattttttaaaatgtacaaattgatttaaaattattttcagaatAACTCGAGATCtggtttttcaaagattttcataacattaatttaatccttaaaataTGAACGCATCATGATTTTGTCATTGGACATCTAGAACCAAAATGGGGTTACccttctttttatatatttgtgcAACTCTTCGAGAATCCCTGAGAACAAGGATTCAAAACTTGGAAGTTGAGGATActtggtttttttattattattttcattgttgCGGGGGGTCGAAGCATTGCATATGCGTTATGTAGAATAAAGCTAAAATGACAGACTAGAGATTATATTACATACCAAAATATAGTtagtttaattgaaaaataatcatttgCATACACTACAAAAGTAAAGAATTTTACACTCTTGATCAATTATAAAtcgtcaaaaataaaaattttacaaaaattattaaccttaatatatatgacaatttataattatatgtcagtataaaaaaaattacgctgtcgaaatagttaaattaaattgttaaacaaatgtcataaatgtttatattttgtcATCACTCTTAATTATAgaaatgttattttgtttttattttttctttatttttaaatattcatataagaaataaggaaaataatgtaacataacgttgtttttataatttcttgtataaaattttaaaaatatgataaatagaCTATATAATAACACCGTAAACAATTTATCAATATGCATGATAAATTTACTAAATTTTACGATAATTATTCTAAAAGTCACTTTAACATGTGATTGAATAATAACTCATAATACAAGTGATCTGAAAATATaatgtaaaattgttttacatACGTgcatatcattaaaaaaaatcataaatgaaaACATAATCGTGTTACAAATGTTGATTCTAGTGGGCATGGTGTTTGAATTTGTCATTGCATAGTGTAGAACAAATGAATGCACCTTCAACGGTGAAAGTACAAGTCTAAATTCAATGAATGGAGTGTTAGTGGATGAGAAACTTTATGCCTCTTGTTTAGACCACGAGCTTTTTATCACAAGATTCATCTCATTTTCAGTTTATCATTTGCGGTTCGGGATCTTAATCAAGCTATCATGTTTTCTACTTGTAGATTTTCCCTCTTAAAAAGACCTATAAAAGCGTGTTTTGCATGGTTGATGATTGGATGAAATCGCATTCGCACTTCAAATGTGTCTCGAATACTAGAATCACGTTTTCTAGCACCAAAGTGATTCTAACATCCCAATGTCCCACCCATAGAAGTAATAtacatattcttttattttagaaatttcatTTGTACACTTTTATATAACTTGTTTGCAGCTAAGAAAGAGGTTgggaaaaaaatgagttataaaaagatattaaGAGAATGcctatttttatgtatttagataaatattcttgaaattgttattatatcaatttaacatgttaaaaAACAGTAATTTAgtcattcttttaaaaaaatatttagaattatatttcaagTAATTCTATTTTGCAATTGTGATTTTTGAACATATTTCAATTGGacgtatttaaaaaataaaaagttaaaaataaaacgaaaaaataaataaaaaggtggAGGAAAGTAGGACTAGAAATCAAATTTGAAGTAACCAAAAAAGGGGTAGGTTTGGATCAAGATATAATTATTCTCTGAAAACTCTCAAGATTGAGAATATTATTAGAATCATCTAAAGAAGAGGGGAAGAGATAAGATTGAAAGGTGTCTGATCTGTATAGAAAGGACATGTGCATAGTTAGGATGAGaaactttcactaaaattatttacttaagataattgtgaatcctaacatggAATGTAtgagatggaaaaaaaaaagtagaatgaaagatttttttttgggaaaaacaacaaatgtgataaaattatatgatgaaaaagaaagaaaaaggttaaggATTATATCTAGCGTCAGTCTTGAATTCAAGGGTTACTCTTAAGTCATGATTGACTATGATCAACCATagcttatataattatattaaagtcATCTTAATACTCTAAcaacaacatataatttttctctCAGGACCAAACGCTCCAGTATAGAAATCCATCTCATCTTCCACACTTAATAAAGTATAGAAAAAGccagtatattttttatatttatttaaaaggatcaaatatatttatcaggtctaaaaaataggttatttttaatttattatctaaaatttatttttgattatctatatttttgtgtgttttaaataatatttatctttagtctcattttattattaaatgatgaCATGATATAGTCACCTTGCCAAGGCCTAATCACTTAATatgtgattaaattaaaattatgtaattatttattttaaaattttaattattatattttatttactaatgATAGAAATGACTTGGATTTGATTAACGTTCGCTCAAAATCATGAGTTcatcttctcttttctctctccacCATCCATTCTTCTTGATGTATATTAttgggttacaagtgtgaggtgaaattTCACAtcgaacaaaaatagaaaagttaaACACCATATAACTGGAAAAAAGACCCATAAATCAgaataaggttttgggttaaagtgtGATGTCAAATTTCCTTCccatataaattagaaaaagaagagaagcacTTTTACGTAATGTTGTTTGCTTTTCCCTTTACATTGTATCGCATTTACTAAATTTCAACACATAACCACATACATAATTAATCTTTTACTATCATCCTATaactttcattaaaatttaacaaaactttTTCCCCGCAAAACCTCTCTTGtatcttaaattttaatggATGGACATACAAGGCCTTGAAAGGCTCATGGTTGTTTAGTTCAAGGGAAAATATCATAACGTGAACAATAGGCACTTATAGGATGAAAGCTAGAGATCAAATAGAGTTGTGATGTTAAAGTGTGGTATCAAATTTCTTTcccatataaattaaaaaaagaagagaagtacCTTTAAGTGATATTGTTTGATTTTCCCTTTATATTGTATCACATATACTAAATTTCAACACATAACCACATACATAATTAATCTTTTACTATCATCCTATaactttcattaaaatttaacaaaactttTTCCCGGCAAAACCTCTCTTGtatcttaaattttaatggATGGACATACAAGGCCTTGAAAGGCTCATGGTTGTATAGTTCAAGGGGGAATATCATAATGTGAACAATAGGCACTTATAGGATGAAAGCTAGAGATCAAACAGAGTTGTGGTTgtgttgaaaattgaaatcaactgattataattaaatggtagaatgtcaaaataataataataaaaaaaatcaaacaatttaATATCGCTTAATGAAAGATAACCCGTATGTTTGGATCAGCATCACCCTTGAAATAACTGTCAGTTACTTCtgctttattttacaaatttgataTGAATCTCAGTGAACATGAAACCAAACACACTAAGCATGATTAGTGATGATTTCACTAATATTGTAGATGAAGTTCACTTACAATCACAATCCACTTCAACTGTGACCAACCATTGTTGggtaatgaaaccttaatctacatttaaaaaatcaattttcagcTGAGGAGGGATCACATGTTATATAAAAGAACACAAGATATTATAATTCACCACATGACATGACATGGCCTGTTGCAGGGACCAACATAAGACTGTACTACAGCTTTTGAAGAAGTGAGGTAGGTGCCAAAAACTAATTCCTGTTGACCACTGTAACAGATAAAATATTGCACCGGCATGTTTTTCAGCCTTTACTGCGACTTTGGTATTTGAATGTGTCATCTCTTATTCTGGGACCATGTTGGTCCATAAATTGCCAAGAGTGTCCGGCCAAACCGCCTGTCAGTTATCTGTAGTTGCACACAACCATTTACACAGCTCAAATTGATGTGCATATCATTAATATCCACATGTATATAACAAATTCATAAATGTAGGTCCTGCACCTCCATTAGGCCAAAAgaatttcaagaaaaattaacaGATGACAATTAGTGCATATGTTATACAGACACAGTGATATTGGTTACTTGAATTACCTTTACAAGGCTTCCACAAGAATCCAGCATGTCAGTTTTTAAAGCATACTCAACTACCTAGATCAGAACATGACTGTGAGTTCAATATAAGCTTAATAAGAAGAAGACCGTTAGGACCAAGAACAATAAGAAAGTAAGAAACTAGTACATACAATAAATGTGTTCTCTCCAATCAAGGATGATTCTGATATTTGCCTCATCAGCACCCCATAGTCAACTTGTGTATATGGAGGGGTGACACTAATGTAATCAAATGGGCCACGGTTTCCTGCATgtaaacaattcaaatttaCACAAAAGAAATTACAGTGCTAATTTTAGTATTAGCATACTCACTTTGGCAGTTGTCGGTGGTGGAAGATAACGATGGAAATATTTATTGCATTCACTTGAATAAGAGTGTCAACAGTAGTTACATTACAAAATGAACAAATATAAGATATTTTGCTTCCAAATAATTTTCTGATAAATCCTTATCCAAGCAATACATTGTGTATCAAACTGAAGCATTTCACATTTCAAGCCATAAAGTACTTctgtttaattttgatacacgTCAATGTAAAGATTTCTATACTATCAACCAATTAGCAATCATCTTAGAtatgattttaaagtaattattgcaAAACTCAACAATCTTACCATTCATGGCAATATGATTGGATGACAATGTAGAAAACATCTATAGTGTTAGTgcaatctaattaaattcaaagtattttgtgtttgtgggtctgtgttataaaatataaatcattttgtaACACTATAATTTTGCATAACCCTAATCCCGGTTGACTAAGAGGCTATGTAGATATGCATAAAATGGaattaaaagggaaaagatACACATGCCTACAAATTGCTCTGCACGTTCGAAGAATTTTTCCACACGGACAGTATGTATGACTGAGGCATCAAGGAATCCAGTTTCCTCTAAGTTTGGGCGTAACACGTCTGATACAACCCATGGATCCATCTCAACTAAATGCACCTGATCAACCATATAAACAAGAGACTTCAGGAAAAAATAGTATTATCTTCaggaaaatttaaaaacaaattattgaaaattcttttgtgcATCTCCTTGAACTAGATGATAATCTGATAATTCCATTTCTTAACAGAAGGCTGATTCCGTCAAATAGGAGATAGCTCAGATAATCTGACAAGTGATCACAATTTTTGCAAAGCTCACAATCCGTAATAGTGAATATAAACTAGTCACTGAAAACATTAATACCTCAGAACATCCTCGGCTGAGTGCTTCAATTCCAACAGAACCTGTACCACTATACAAGTCTAACCAGTGACCAGGTCTCAGAGCTGCAGGACAGCCACCAGCTGCCTTGGtgttgaaaaagtaaaattattagTAACAAGAAAGTTGCAGCAAGGAAATTGTACAGACTAGATGAAACccaatatcaataattaattagcAAACAAGTGT encodes the following:
- the LOC114399385 gene encoding CLAVATA3/ESR (CLE)-related protein 25-like, producing MGVGGVISCKKLLLGALVSLGVIWFMFLAISVNRQTKRTVLVPMNVISKHLKLVSMQRHALHSNSGLFIVSKRRVPNGPDPIHNRRVVKTRRPPTQA